In Candidatus Bathyarchaeota archaeon, a single genomic region encodes these proteins:
- a CDS encoding GNAT family N-acetyltransferase, producing the protein MTEIQIRKVEEEDFLRIIDFTNNCAPIPRERNSIYHCLTRFFANTCFVAERQGNIIGHILGWVSQVDDRIAYVHNVCIMPEERRHKIATKLYDKFIETVKEIGCDQIFLIANAINDVSINFHRSLGFNPTIEGEKIIINGVETIKNYNGAGEHMVLMRKDLS; encoded by the coding sequence ATGACAGAAATTCAAATTCGAAAAGTCGAAGAAGAAGATTTCTTACGAATAATTGATTTTACAAACAATTGCGCACCTATACCTAGAGAAAGAAATTCGATTTACCATTGTCTGACAAGATTTTTCGCAAATACATGTTTTGTGGCAGAAAGACAGGGTAATATAATCGGCCACATTCTAGGATGGGTCTCTCAGGTTGATGATAGAATTGCATATGTTCATAATGTTTGCATCATGCCAGAGGAAAGGAGACATAAAATAGCTACAAAACTTTATGATAAATTTATAGAAACTGTGAAGGAGATTGGATGTGATCAAATATTTCTTATTGCTAATGCAATAAATGATGTCTCAATTAATTTTCATCGCTCGCTTGGCTTTAATCCCACAATAGAAGGTGAAAAAATTATCATAAATGGTGTTGAGACTATTAAGAATTATAATGGGGCTGGGGAGCACATGGTTCTTATGAGAAAAGACCTTTCTTGA